The following proteins come from a genomic window of Thalassoglobus sp. JC818:
- the tssC gene encoding type VI secretion system contractile sheath large subunit, producing MGGELVSSTTSLNQTVDATSKEPTLLESILSTVDQKFVAPHRSGKIPQHESIDGDWESWIHKWALSLKKSSQSIDQIRYRLSDAIGELDSIIAAQVNAVLHHPQFQDLESNWRGLKILCDRSDELQRDAGGNESTGGVEIRILSVTKREVRKDFDNAVEFDQSQMFKKIYEEEFGMSGGTPYGLLLANFEFTNHPNDIDLLNELSGVGAAAFCPVITSATPEMLGVSDFGKLDQPLQIDKIFQQVKFRKWLTLRKNPDTQFLGVTLPRLLMRLPHDDDGASPQGFRFQEDLTAPNRENYLWGPASWGFACVVLRAYLQSGWFADIRGMQRGVDGGGVVTEFPTHSFGTDNSSAAQKTSVEVALSDRLEQDLTQHGFIPLSACHGTPFSAFYSNQSVHEPQTYTDDVATMNARVSAMLQYVLCCSRISHFLRIEARNKIGTLQSAQAVEDHLGRWITDYVTPDEKASPEMKAKYPLLKAEIQVDEVPGKPGTYKVLIHLLPHYQLDALTSTMTLTAREVSAPGSQGKKD from the coding sequence ATGGGCGGTGAACTGGTGAGTTCAACAACGTCCCTGAATCAGACTGTTGACGCAACATCCAAAGAACCAACCCTGTTGGAGTCCATTCTTTCGACCGTTGATCAAAAGTTCGTCGCGCCTCACCGAAGTGGGAAGATTCCACAACACGAGAGTATTGATGGTGACTGGGAATCGTGGATTCACAAGTGGGCCCTCTCTCTAAAAAAGTCCAGCCAGTCAATTGATCAAATTCGATATCGTCTTTCGGATGCGATCGGGGAACTCGACTCGATCATCGCAGCACAAGTCAATGCTGTGCTGCATCACCCGCAGTTTCAGGATCTGGAGTCGAATTGGCGAGGACTCAAGATCCTTTGCGATCGGTCTGATGAACTGCAGCGAGACGCTGGTGGCAACGAATCGACCGGTGGCGTCGAGATTCGCATTCTCTCCGTGACAAAGCGTGAAGTGCGGAAAGACTTCGACAATGCTGTCGAGTTTGACCAGAGTCAGATGTTCAAGAAGATCTACGAGGAAGAATTCGGAATGTCCGGAGGAACTCCTTACGGACTTTTGCTTGCGAACTTCGAGTTCACCAATCATCCCAACGACATCGATTTACTCAATGAACTCTCCGGAGTGGGGGCAGCTGCATTCTGTCCGGTGATCACTTCTGCGACTCCAGAAATGCTGGGTGTCAGCGACTTCGGCAAGCTCGATCAACCTCTTCAGATCGACAAGATCTTTCAGCAGGTCAAGTTTCGCAAGTGGCTCACACTCCGCAAAAACCCAGACACACAGTTCCTCGGGGTCACTCTTCCAAGACTGCTGATGCGGTTGCCACACGATGATGATGGGGCATCGCCTCAGGGCTTTCGTTTTCAGGAAGATCTCACCGCACCCAATCGAGAAAACTACCTGTGGGGGCCAGCTTCGTGGGGATTCGCTTGCGTTGTTCTGCGAGCTTACCTGCAGAGTGGCTGGTTCGCAGACATTCGGGGGATGCAGCGCGGAGTCGATGGTGGAGGAGTGGTGACGGAATTCCCGACGCACTCTTTCGGAACGGACAATTCGAGCGCTGCCCAAAAGACGTCGGTCGAAGTGGCGTTGAGTGATCGATTGGAACAGGACCTGACGCAACACGGTTTCATTCCGCTTTCAGCCTGCCACGGCACTCCGTTCTCGGCTTTCTACTCGAATCAATCGGTTCACGAACCACAGACTTACACTGACGACGTCGCGACGATGAACGCACGCGTGTCGGCGATGCTTCAGTATGTTTTGTGTTGTTCGCGTATCTCTCATTTTCTGCGGATCGAAGCTCGAAACAAAATCGGAACCTTGCAAAGTGCCCAGGCGGTCGAGGATCATCTCGGACGCTGGATTACTGATTACGTCACTCCCGATGAGAAAGCTTCGCCAGAAATGAAGGCGAAGTATCCACTCCTCAAAGCAGAGATTCAGGTCGACGAAGTACCCGGAAAGCCGGGAACTTATAAAGTGCTCATCCACCTGTTGCCGCACTATCAACTGGACGCACTCACATCAACAATGACATTGACGGCGCGGGAGGTCAGTGCTCCCGGAAGTCAAGGAAAGAAGGACTAG
- a CDS encoding YHS domain-containing protein — protein sequence MSATITRRTPSRAAMVFLCLMCLTTGFVSISEAQDKGAPPWGEFLRRFEKDRLLKEPFHMAEETTPKGLASKIRARELDVPNRIKAIEYLASLDCSQFPEAKEMLIVAMQEDQFERVRFAAAKGLRDMLDRNGCNSGRGRNNCQSCEQSQGVWASCVGFYTTAVDSVKHKMKRRERQAERAEDCRCKNCCDEDTLNALAKTAYEMDEKGCPVEPSTRVREMAVEAISVCGIECHYRPYYVSTEVSPMPAVEPEEPMVDPEAVRPLDPEDVPAPELKEVPVIDAEEVPAIDRTPMDADMEEVPEVPQEAQLPPLPELTETPAPKVEETAQPVAPSPISHLEKICIVSWREGVRVTPDPAQEAVYKGRIYHFASEECLSKFQADPEKYAVAFGGCDPVHFVKTHEVKVGRYLVDCGGRFYMFSSIENLEEFNAQPESYSLKQDRVVQVSGNE from the coding sequence ATGTCCGCCACAATCACACGGCGAACACCGAGTCGGGCAGCCATGGTCTTCCTGTGCCTGATGTGTCTGACGACCGGTTTCGTTTCAATTTCCGAAGCACAAGACAAAGGTGCGCCTCCCTGGGGTGAATTCCTGCGTCGCTTCGAGAAGGATCGTCTCCTGAAAGAGCCATTTCATATGGCTGAGGAAACCACTCCGAAAGGCTTGGCTTCCAAAATTCGCGCTCGTGAACTCGACGTTCCCAACCGAATCAAAGCGATTGAATATCTCGCCTCGCTCGATTGCAGCCAATTTCCAGAAGCCAAGGAAATGCTGATCGTCGCGATGCAGGAAGATCAGTTCGAACGCGTTCGATTTGCTGCGGCAAAGGGTTTGCGCGACATGCTGGACCGCAACGGATGCAACTCCGGACGAGGTCGCAACAACTGCCAAAGCTGTGAGCAGAGTCAGGGAGTGTGGGCCAGCTGCGTTGGCTTCTACACGACTGCCGTCGATTCTGTGAAACACAAGATGAAACGACGTGAACGACAAGCAGAACGCGCTGAAGATTGCCGCTGCAAGAACTGCTGCGATGAAGACACTCTGAACGCACTTGCCAAAACAGCTTACGAAATGGACGAAAAAGGCTGCCCAGTTGAACCGTCCACACGTGTTCGCGAAATGGCTGTTGAAGCGATCAGCGTTTGCGGCATCGAATGCCACTACCGACCATACTACGTTTCGACAGAAGTCAGCCCGATGCCAGCTGTCGAACCCGAAGAGCCAATGGTTGACCCAGAAGCTGTTCGACCACTCGATCCAGAAGATGTCCCAGCTCCAGAACTCAAAGAAGTTCCAGTGATCGACGCTGAAGAAGTGCCAGCGATCGACCGGACTCCGATGGATGCTGACATGGAAGAAGTTCCAGAAGTTCCGCAGGAAGCTCAGTTGCCACCTCTGCCAGAACTGACAGAAACTCCAGCTCCAAAGGTTGAAGAAACTGCTCAGCCAGTTGCTCCGTCACCAATCAGCCATCTGGAAAAGATCTGCATCGTTTCCTGGAGAGAAGGCGTTCGAGTCACTCCCGATCCAGCACAGGAAGCTGTCTATAAAGGTCGGATCTATCACTTCGCCAGCGAAGAATGTCTGAGCAAGTTTCAGGCAGATCCAGAGAAGTACGCTGTCGCCTTTGGTGGATGTGATCCAGTTCACTTTGTGAAAACTCACGAAGTGAAAGTCGGACGCTACCTCGTCGATTGCGGTGGTCGCTTCTACATGTTCTCAAGCATTGAAAACCTCGAAGAGTTCAATGCTCAACCTGAGAGCTATTCACTGAAGCAGGATCGAGTGGTCCAGGTTTCAGGAAACGAGTGA
- a CDS encoding CRTAC1 family protein — MNSLHWIIQKTNHAAIAVWFVFFVATGWQITADEPDPPLTFDQKLRVPFRHVSPQSPKRHIHLTMGSGVGALDYDLDGFVDLYFGQGGGWTGTLDPESGLGDVLCRNIAGEFQDVTESATIFAPGYAMGISVGDCNNDGFPDVYVSNVGRDRLYSNNGDGTFTEQSEACNLKNSKYGASCAWTDFQSDGVPDLFVVNYVQISVDDYKTCTDQSPEGMDFPIACPPWTYTAEPDCAYVGRGDGTFVESSQELGFRTAPSQPGLGIITADIDRDGDLDLYIANDSTPNQLWVNNGGEFNEQGLLSGTALNRVGEREAGMGVTCDDADNDGLLDLFVTNYFAETNTFYRNEGFGFFLDVTPEVGLARASYSYLGFGTSFVDFDNDGELDLFVTNGHIHDQLNILKRDVPYQQQSQVFRGKNGQFEDVTATAGEPLQRYGLGRGTAIADFDRDGRPDVAVNHLDQSALLLRNTSEQAGHPLRLLLVGTRSSRLPVGAIVTVETPKQKLTRTLSLNESYLSSRHREMVFGILPDSNAEESADASPVNVDQVTVNWPSGKSELWQNLNTDELHVLVEGTGTPIPSENAFPR, encoded by the coding sequence ATGAACTCCCTGCATTGGATCATTCAAAAAACGAATCACGCTGCAATTGCGGTGTGGTTCGTTTTTTTCGTTGCTACAGGCTGGCAGATCACAGCTGATGAGCCTGATCCGCCTTTGACCTTCGACCAGAAACTTCGCGTCCCATTTCGCCATGTTTCTCCGCAATCGCCCAAACGCCACATTCATCTGACAATGGGATCGGGAGTCGGAGCGCTCGACTATGACCTCGACGGATTCGTCGACCTCTATTTCGGTCAGGGAGGTGGCTGGACGGGTACACTCGATCCAGAGTCTGGTCTCGGTGACGTTTTGTGCCGAAACATTGCAGGCGAATTCCAGGACGTCACGGAATCCGCCACGATTTTCGCTCCTGGATACGCGATGGGCATCTCTGTCGGCGATTGTAACAACGACGGGTTCCCGGACGTTTACGTCAGTAACGTCGGACGGGACCGCCTCTATTCAAATAACGGTGACGGAACATTCACCGAACAGTCCGAAGCGTGCAACCTCAAGAATTCCAAGTATGGAGCAAGTTGTGCCTGGACTGATTTCCAATCTGACGGCGTCCCAGATTTGTTCGTCGTGAACTACGTTCAAATCTCCGTCGACGACTACAAGACTTGCACGGACCAGTCTCCTGAAGGAATGGACTTCCCCATCGCCTGTCCTCCCTGGACATACACCGCCGAACCCGATTGCGCATACGTCGGCCGCGGAGACGGCACGTTCGTTGAATCCTCGCAAGAACTCGGTTTCCGGACAGCTCCCAGTCAACCCGGGCTTGGGATCATCACCGCAGATATCGATCGAGATGGAGATCTCGACCTGTATATTGCCAACGATTCAACTCCCAATCAGCTCTGGGTCAACAACGGAGGAGAGTTCAACGAACAAGGTTTGCTCTCGGGAACAGCATTAAACCGAGTCGGAGAACGTGAAGCTGGGATGGGTGTCACCTGTGATGACGCAGACAACGACGGACTGCTCGATCTGTTTGTGACAAACTACTTTGCCGAAACGAATACCTTCTATCGAAATGAAGGTTTCGGCTTCTTCCTCGATGTCACCCCCGAGGTCGGTCTCGCCAGGGCGAGTTATTCGTATCTCGGTTTCGGAACGAGCTTCGTCGACTTTGACAACGACGGAGAACTGGATCTGTTCGTGACTAATGGGCACATCCACGACCAGTTGAACATTCTCAAACGCGATGTCCCTTACCAGCAGCAATCACAGGTATTCCGAGGGAAGAATGGGCAGTTTGAGGACGTGACCGCAACAGCCGGAGAACCCCTTCAAAGATATGGACTCGGCCGCGGAACAGCGATCGCAGACTTTGACCGCGATGGGAGACCGGACGTCGCCGTCAATCACCTCGATCAGTCAGCACTCCTCTTGCGGAACACCAGCGAACAAGCTGGGCACCCTCTCCGACTTCTACTCGTTGGAACACGATCTTCACGCTTGCCAGTTGGAGCCATCGTCACCGTAGAAACCCCCAAGCAAAAGCTCACACGAACTCTTTCCCTGAATGAAAGCTACCTTTCGAGTCGACATCGCGAGATGGTGTTCGGAATCTTACCAGACTCGAATGCTGAAGAGTCTGCAGATGCCTCGCCAGTGAACGTCGATCAGGTCACCGTCAACTGGCCATCAGGGAAATCGGAGTTGTGGCAGAACCTCAACACCGACGAACTTCACGTTCTGGTGGAGGGGACCGGGACTCCAATTCCTTCAGAAAACGCCTTTCCACGATAA
- the tssB gene encoding type VI secretion system contractile sheath small subunit, translating to MPESIQHKLDRVRKPRVHITYDVEIGDAIVKKELPFVMGVMGDFSGNPTNPPKSLSQRKFVSIDRDNFNDIMSNISPELNMRVKNTMVEGEEDSEMAVQLKFNSMDDFDPAKIVEQIPALKALLDSRDKLRDLLTTMDQSEDLEQALEKILSDTEQLKKIAEEIGTDSSDSDKGGEE from the coding sequence ATGCCAGAATCTATCCAGCACAAGCTTGATCGTGTGCGGAAACCGCGGGTCCACATCACTTACGATGTCGAAATTGGTGACGCAATCGTCAAGAAAGAGCTTCCGTTCGTCATGGGTGTGATGGGCGATTTCTCAGGAAATCCAACCAACCCGCCGAAGAGCCTCAGCCAGCGCAAGTTTGTCTCAATCGATCGAGACAACTTCAACGACATCATGTCGAACATCTCTCCTGAGCTGAACATGCGTGTCAAAAACACCATGGTCGAAGGGGAAGAAGATTCAGAGATGGCCGTCCAGTTGAAGTTCAATTCGATGGACGACTTCGATCCAGCCAAGATCGTCGAGCAGATTCCCGCTTTGAAGGCACTCCTCGACTCACGTGATAAGCTCCGAGATCTGTTGACCACGATGGACCAGTCAGAAGATCTCGAGCAGGCGCTCGAAAAGATTCTGAGTGACACTGAGCAGTTAAAGAAAATTGCCGAGGAAATCGGAACTGATTCATCTGACAGCGACAAAGGGGGTGAGGAATGA
- a CDS encoding sigma-70 family RNA polymerase sigma factor, protein MTTQGEKGVPSPRDLVNSCQGLVRSIAWKLHQRLPKHVDLDDLIGFGQIGLAEAARDFDARRGVSFSTYAYYRIRGAILDGLGKMSWFSKADFNRGRYEQSANDVLATSSSGGANNEDLSWFASTTNALATVFLVSQLGSEDRPGGEAVDNSYEEKERQVEQLDLLEKLRDLIKELPEQQREIVEGVYYDGMTIKAAGERVGISKAWASRVHKQALETLMMRLTNSQIV, encoded by the coding sequence ATGACGACTCAAGGTGAGAAGGGTGTTCCGTCTCCACGTGACCTCGTCAACAGCTGTCAGGGGTTGGTGCGGTCGATTGCGTGGAAGTTGCATCAACGGCTCCCCAAGCATGTCGATCTCGATGACCTAATCGGGTTCGGGCAGATCGGGCTCGCGGAAGCTGCGCGAGACTTCGACGCGCGACGCGGGGTCAGCTTTTCGACTTATGCTTACTACCGCATTCGCGGAGCGATTCTGGACGGTCTCGGAAAGATGTCATGGTTCAGCAAGGCCGACTTTAATCGCGGACGATACGAGCAAAGTGCCAATGATGTGCTCGCGACGAGTTCTTCTGGCGGAGCGAATAACGAAGACCTCTCGTGGTTTGCTTCAACGACCAATGCGTTGGCGACGGTGTTCCTTGTCTCCCAACTCGGAAGTGAAGACAGGCCGGGAGGAGAGGCCGTCGACAATTCTTATGAAGAGAAAGAGCGGCAGGTTGAGCAGCTTGATCTTCTGGAGAAACTAAGGGATTTGATCAAGGAGTTGCCGGAGCAGCAGCGTGAAATTGTGGAGGGAGTCTACTACGACGGGATGACCATCAAAGCAGCTGGCGAGCGAGTCGGAATCAGCAAAGCCTGGGCGAGTCGAGTCCACAAACAAGCACTCGAAACGTTAATGATGCGGCTCACGAATTCGCAAATCGTGTAA
- the tssA gene encoding type VI secretion system protein TssA codes for MGTDVDLPLLLEPISEDQPGGIDLRDDDDPNNIFRRVKDARNSARQEETQSDQDGESSASSIPFWREVWDEGQEYLRTQAKDLEIAAYMIEAAIRLDGFAGFAKSIELTSELVTRFWGELLPTPDEDGIETTLLPIARLNGDVISYPLMRVPLTSDGSFGHLVMWQYIQAQQIEQLDPAEREIRISRGAVTLEQFRQAVAETPTEFFTETKANLALCQTELSRLNDVFSEHAGDEFAPNLSKFEAAIREADDVLMQLAGDRLAYEDDAEESDEQAASEGTGEAGATAPPAKRDGIQSRNDAFDQLEKVARWIEQHEPQSLLPSEIRKVIRRGKMTPQELYEDLISDSDVRRSLYRDVGIVVPDEEY; via the coding sequence ATGGGAACCGACGTTGATCTCCCCTTGTTGCTTGAACCGATCAGTGAAGATCAGCCGGGCGGCATCGATTTACGCGACGATGACGATCCCAACAATATTTTTCGTCGTGTGAAAGATGCGCGAAATTCCGCTCGTCAGGAAGAAACACAAAGCGATCAGGACGGTGAATCTTCGGCGAGTTCGATTCCGTTCTGGCGTGAAGTTTGGGACGAAGGGCAAGAGTACCTTCGCACCCAAGCGAAAGATCTCGAAATCGCTGCCTATATGATTGAGGCGGCCATCCGTCTTGATGGCTTTGCAGGATTCGCCAAGTCAATCGAATTAACGTCCGAACTGGTCACCCGTTTCTGGGGTGAACTTCTACCCACTCCGGATGAAGACGGTATCGAAACTACTCTGCTCCCCATTGCCAGACTGAACGGGGACGTGATTTCGTATCCTCTCATGAGAGTGCCGCTGACGAGCGATGGCTCGTTCGGTCATCTTGTGATGTGGCAATACATTCAGGCTCAGCAGATCGAACAGCTCGACCCCGCTGAACGGGAAATCCGAATCTCTCGCGGGGCAGTAACGCTAGAGCAGTTTCGTCAGGCTGTTGCAGAAACGCCGACGGAATTCTTCACCGAGACGAAAGCGAATCTCGCGCTGTGTCAGACTGAGCTGTCGCGACTGAATGATGTGTTCAGTGAACATGCCGGCGATGAGTTTGCGCCGAATCTCTCCAAGTTCGAAGCAGCGATTCGCGAGGCTGATGACGTTCTCATGCAGTTGGCAGGAGATCGCCTTGCGTATGAAGACGACGCAGAAGAATCGGATGAGCAAGCTGCCAGCGAAGGAACCGGCGAAGCAGGAGCAACTGCCCCGCCCGCGAAACGCGATGGTATTCAAAGTCGGAACGATGCTTTTGATCAGCTCGAGAAAGTGGCTCGCTGGATCGAACAACATGAGCCGCAAAGTTTGCTTCCGTCGGAGATTCGCAAAGTGATCCGACGCGGAAAAATGACTCCGCAGGAGTTGTACGAAGATTTGATCAGCGACTCTGATGTTCGGCGATCTTTGTATCGCGATGTCGGAATCGTTGTTCCGGACGAAGAGTATTAA
- a CDS encoding DUF1559 domain-containing protein, giving the protein MSKHLRQRKAFTLIELLVVIAIIAILIALLLPAVQQAREAARRTQCRNNLKQIGLALHNYHDAYNQFPNTVMAYGNPNLYETGNGCNSWIRSRGWSWRVSILPYIDQAPLYNSIDIDNSGLNGCFGANGGVPDDTPGAVAVATMIPAYICPSDDTETSVGDWSGRAGRPVHGSNYPAAVRARSDASHGAERNVDGDLGLMTRTGASVEDAKDGSSNTILVGEVFRGKTLVRTSGGLPSPAGPNGTVGNTHNRERCREWFESTAWCQCNGGVVVDTSLPANDGANPNQWRQIWRINDPKPDQVTWTDRVDAGNGGGLPLSSAHAGGAQALFGDGAVRFVSENVDGVSWAHMFSRSGKEANVIAF; this is encoded by the coding sequence ATGAGCAAACACCTACGTCAAAGAAAAGCGTTTACGCTGATCGAACTGTTGGTCGTCATCGCGATCATCGCCATCTTGATTGCTCTGCTTCTGCCAGCCGTTCAACAGGCTCGCGAAGCAGCACGCCGGACGCAGTGCCGAAATAATTTGAAACAAATTGGTCTTGCGCTGCACAACTACCACGATGCTTATAATCAGTTCCCGAACACCGTCATGGCCTACGGGAACCCCAACCTGTACGAGACAGGTAATGGCTGCAACTCTTGGATCCGCAGCCGCGGATGGAGCTGGCGTGTTTCCATTCTGCCGTATATCGATCAAGCTCCTCTCTACAACTCAATCGATATCGACAACTCAGGTCTGAACGGTTGCTTCGGCGCCAACGGTGGTGTGCCTGATGACACTCCAGGCGCTGTTGCCGTCGCCACGATGATTCCCGCTTACATTTGCCCAAGTGATGATACTGAGACAAGCGTTGGCGACTGGTCAGGTCGCGCTGGACGACCAGTTCACGGAAGTAACTACCCAGCAGCTGTCCGTGCACGATCTGATGCAAGCCATGGAGCAGAGCGAAACGTTGACGGCGACTTGGGATTGATGACCCGTACTGGAGCCAGCGTTGAAGACGCGAAAGACGGTTCTTCCAACACCATTCTGGTTGGTGAAGTTTTCCGTGGAAAGACTCTGGTCCGAACCAGCGGTGGCCTGCCATCACCAGCTGGACCGAACGGGACTGTCGGAAACACTCACAACCGAGAACGATGCCGTGAATGGTTCGAAAGCACAGCCTGGTGTCAGTGCAACGGTGGTGTTGTTGTTGACACGAGCCTGCCAGCGAACGATGGAGCTAACCCAAACCAATGGCGTCAGATCTGGCGAATTAACGATCCAAAACCGGATCAAGTGACATGGACTGACCGTGTTGATGCTGGCAACGGCGGTGGCTTGCCACTCTCCAGTGCACACGCTGGTGGTGCTCAGGCACTCTTCGGTGACGGTGCGGTGCGGTTCGTCTCAGAAAACGTCGACGGAGTTTCGTGGGCGCACATGTTCTCTCGATCCGGAAAAGAAGCGAACGTTATCGCCTTCTAG
- the tssC gene encoding type VI secretion system contractile sheath large subunit yields MSAEQQQDQAAAESTSEVSLLDQMLTSMPSSVQKDEGQDLIRNLVKIATQGQNLVGKSAIAKIRKAIEQLDATMSKQLAEVMHNPQFQKLEGSWRGLHHLVMNSETSKMLKLRMLNLTKRELFKDLDKAVEFDQSQLFKKLYEEEFGMPGGEPYGALIGDYEFTNHPDDIDLLEKISGTAAAAHCPFVSAAAPELFGFESWTELSKPRDLEKIFMQKRYTKWNSFRDSDDSRFVSLVMPRVLARLPYGASTKPIDEFGYEEVELDESGEAVATKNEDYCWMNAAYVMGTNMTRAFAQTQWCTAIRGVENGGKVEGLPVHNFMSDDGDVDSQCPTEIGITDRREAELSKEGFLSLCHFKNTDYSVFFGAQTCQRPKKYNTPEATANAAISARLPYIMASSRIAHYLKCIARDKIGSFMERKDMEDFLRKWIADYVLDDENASGEMKAKYPLAEAQIVVEEVPGSPGSYNAVAHLRPWLQLEELTTSLRMVAKLPQKA; encoded by the coding sequence ATGAGCGCCGAACAACAACAGGATCAAGCAGCGGCCGAGTCAACTTCGGAGGTCAGCCTGCTTGACCAGATGCTGACATCGATGCCTTCATCAGTGCAAAAAGATGAAGGACAAGACTTGATTCGGAATCTCGTGAAGATTGCGACTCAAGGGCAGAACCTCGTCGGTAAAAGTGCGATTGCGAAGATTCGCAAAGCAATTGAGCAGCTCGACGCCACCATGTCGAAACAGCTTGCTGAGGTGATGCACAACCCGCAATTCCAAAAGCTTGAAGGTTCGTGGCGAGGTCTTCATCACCTGGTGATGAACTCGGAAACGAGCAAGATGTTGAAGCTGCGAATGCTCAACCTCACCAAGCGAGAACTCTTCAAAGATCTCGACAAAGCAGTCGAATTCGACCAGAGCCAACTCTTCAAAAAGCTCTACGAAGAAGAATTCGGCATGCCCGGTGGAGAGCCTTACGGCGCTTTGATCGGGGACTACGAGTTCACCAATCATCCCGATGACATTGATCTCCTCGAGAAAATCTCGGGAACGGCTGCGGCAGCCCACTGTCCATTCGTTTCAGCAGCAGCTCCAGAGCTGTTCGGTTTCGAATCGTGGACAGAGCTCTCGAAGCCTCGCGATCTCGAAAAGATCTTCATGCAGAAACGATACACGAAGTGGAATTCCTTCCGAGATTCGGATGATTCCCGTTTCGTGAGTCTCGTTATGCCTCGCGTTCTGGCTCGCCTGCCTTACGGTGCCAGCACTAAGCCGATCGATGAGTTCGGTTACGAAGAAGTCGAACTCGACGAGAGTGGCGAAGCAGTCGCTACGAAGAACGAAGACTACTGCTGGATGAACGCCGCGTATGTCATGGGAACAAACATGACACGAGCGTTCGCTCAAACTCAGTGGTGTACTGCCATTCGAGGTGTTGAGAACGGCGGAAAAGTCGAAGGTCTTCCGGTTCACAACTTCATGAGTGACGACGGAGACGTCGATTCACAGTGTCCGACTGAAATCGGAATTACTGACCGTCGTGAAGCAGAGCTGAGCAAAGAAGGTTTTCTTTCGCTCTGTCACTTCAAGAACACCGACTACTCGGTCTTCTTTGGAGCACAGACATGTCAGCGTCCGAAGAAGTACAACACTCCGGAAGCGACAGCCAACGCAGCGATTTCCGCTCGCTTGCCATACATCATGGCGTCTTCGCGAATCGCTCACTACCTGAAGTGTATTGCTCGGGACAAAATTGGCTCGTTCATGGAACGCAAGGACATGGAAGACTTCCTGCGAAAATGGATCGCCGACTACGTGCTCGATGATGAAAACGCATCTGGCGAAATGAAAGCCAAATATCCATTGGCAGAAGCCCAGATCGTCGTCGAAGAAGTTCCAGGTTCTCCTGGATCTTACAATGCCGTGGCCCATTTGCGTCCGTGGCTGCAACTCGAAGAATTGACGACCTCGTTGAGAATGGTCGCCAAACTTCCTCAGAAAGCTTAG
- a CDS encoding DUF1559 domain-containing protein, with amino-acid sequence MIKHLRQRKAFTLIELLVVIAIIAILIALLLPAVQQAREAARRTQCRNNLKQIGLALHNYHDAYNQFPNTVMAYGNPNLYESGNGCNSWVRSRGWGWRVSILPYIDQAPLFNSLDIENTGLNGCFGANGGVPNDTPSSVAISTVITAYLCPSDDTESSIGTYSGRAVHGSNYPAAVRARSDRSHGAERNTDGDLGLMTRAGASVEDAKDGSSNTIVVGEVFRGKTLVRTSGGYPSAAGPNGTVGNTHNRERCREWFESTAWCQCNGGVVEDTSLPANDGANPNQWRQIWRINDSKPDQMTWTDRNNSGNGGGLPLSSAHAGGAQALFGDGAVRFVSENVDGVSWAHMFSRSGKEANVIAF; translated from the coding sequence ATGATTAAACACTTACGTCAGAGAAAAGCGTTCACCCTGATTGAGTTGCTGGTCGTGATCGCGATCATCGCAATCCTGATTGCACTGCTGTTGCCAGCCGTTCAGCAGGCTCGCGAAGCAGCACGCCGGACTCAGTGCCGAAACAATCTCAAGCAGATCGGACTGGCACTGCACAACTACCACGACGCTTACAACCAGTTCCCGAACACCGTCATGGCTTACGGGAACCCAAACCTGTACGAATCAGGCAATGGCTGTAACTCTTGGGTCCGCAGCCGTGGCTGGGGATGGCGAGTTTCGATCCTTCCTTACATCGATCAAGCTCCGCTCTTCAACTCACTCGATATCGAGAACACCGGTTTGAACGGCTGCTTTGGAGCCAACGGTGGTGTGCCAAACGACACCCCAAGTTCAGTCGCCATCTCAACTGTCATCACAGCTTACCTTTGCCCAAGCGACGACACCGAATCCAGCATCGGAACTTACTCAGGCCGAGCAGTCCACGGGAGTAACTACCCAGCTGCTGTCCGTGCCCGTTCAGACCGAAGCCACGGAGCGGAACGAAACACAGATGGCGACCTGGGCCTGATGACCCGCGCCGGAGCCAGCGTCGAAGACGCAAAAGACGGTTCGTCTAACACAATCGTCGTCGGTGAAGTCTTCCGCGGCAAAACTTTGGTTCGTACGAGTGGTGGATACCCATCTGCTGCAGGACCAAACGGCACAGTCGGAAACACTCATAACCGTGAACGATGCCGTGAATGGTTCGAGAGTACAGCCTGGTGTCAGTGCAACGGTGGTGTTGTTGAAGACACAAGCCTGCCAGCGAACGACGGAGCCAACCCAAATCAATGGCGCCAGATCTGGCGTATCAACGATTCGAAGCCAGATCAGATGACCTGGACTGACCGTAACAACTCAGGAAACGGTGGCGGATTGCCACTCTCCAGTGCTCACGCTGGTGGTGCTCAGGCACTGTTCGGTGACGGAGCAGTTCGGTTCGTCTCAGAAAACGTCGACGGAGTTTCGTGGGCACACATGTTCTCACGATCTGGAAAAGAAGCGAACGTTATCGCCTTCTAG